One stretch of Clavibacter californiensis DNA includes these proteins:
- a CDS encoding ferritin-like domain-containing protein, translated as MTSITQTPTPARPAAATARMGTAADWIAHFHANADRHRTPEELIPDDAPSPMDARTRRAFVRSFQRFALGESGDGVHLLRMATAAGDPAYTHALALLVQEEQKHAALFLRALDHLDAPALPAHWTDAAFTRLRHLIGLRTEISLFLIAETVATGYFHALADHAPDPALRALGQRIADDERDHVRFQIDRLRTGFRDTPAPLRALIGAAWTVVAAGAATVIVVDHRAALRACGVAPRAYWRRAMHGFGAAARSVLVDPRAPLLGPTDAAGDPARA; from the coding sequence ATGACCTCGATCACGCAGACACCGACGCCCGCACGCCCCGCCGCGGCCACCGCCCGCATGGGCACCGCCGCCGACTGGATCGCACACTTCCACGCGAACGCCGACCGGCACCGGACGCCCGAGGAGCTGATCCCCGACGACGCGCCCTCGCCGATGGACGCCCGCACCCGCCGCGCCTTCGTCCGCTCGTTCCAGCGGTTCGCGCTCGGCGAGAGCGGCGACGGCGTCCACCTCCTGCGGATGGCGACCGCGGCGGGCGATCCCGCCTACACGCACGCGCTCGCGCTCCTCGTGCAGGAGGAGCAGAAGCACGCGGCGCTCTTCCTCCGCGCGCTCGACCACCTGGACGCGCCCGCCCTCCCCGCGCACTGGACGGACGCCGCCTTCACCCGGCTGCGGCACCTCATCGGGCTGCGGACGGAGATCAGCCTGTTCCTCATCGCGGAGACGGTCGCGACGGGCTACTTCCACGCCCTCGCCGACCACGCCCCGGATCCCGCGCTTCGCGCCCTCGGGCAGCGGATCGCGGACGACGAGCGGGACCACGTCCGCTTCCAGATCGACCGCCTCCGCACCGGCTTCCGCGACACCCCCGCTCCCCTGCGCGCGCTCATCGGCGCCGCCTGGACGGTCGTCGCGGCAGGCGCGGCGACGGTGATCGTGGTCGACCACCGGGCGGCGCTGCGTGCGTGCGGGGTCGCGCCGCGCGCGTACTGGCGGCGGGCGATGCACGGCTTCGGTGCCGCGGCGCGCTCGGTGCTGGTGGATCCGCGGGCGCCGCTGCTGGGGCCGACCGACGCGGCGGGCGACCCCGCCCGCGCCTGA
- a CDS encoding GlsB/YeaQ/YmgE family stress response membrane protein codes for MLGLIISLIVIGLIAGFIARAVIPGRQSMSILMTIVLGIVGSFVGGFLAFLLFQRDAMDGFFQPAGIIGSIIGSIIVLLIYVKVGGRKSVRR; via the coding sequence ATGCTCGGACTCATCATCAGCCTCATCGTCATCGGCCTCATCGCCGGTTTCATCGCCCGGGCCGTCATCCCCGGACGCCAGAGCATGTCGATCCTCATGACCATCGTGCTCGGCATCGTCGGCTCGTTCGTCGGCGGGTTCCTCGCGTTCCTGCTGTTCCAGCGCGACGCCATGGACGGCTTCTTCCAGCCCGCCGGCATCATCGGCTCGATCATCGGCTCGATCATCGTGCTGCTCATCTACGTGAAGGTCGGCGGCCGCAAGTCCGTTCGCCGCTGA